One Salarias fasciatus chromosome 22, fSalaFa1.1, whole genome shotgun sequence DNA segment encodes these proteins:
- the LOC115409708 gene encoding saxitoxin and tetrodotoxin-binding protein 1-like, whose amino-acid sequence MRRVVLLLLLGVGVSTAVPDQCEAANKRQPTAELDKIYGDWVLVWAVGDTNKTREILSGTNTSYAQIQLLGDNQTVQFHERNLYQNNVSSCISFDIRLTVNSTAEQLTLHTTNITIEADGSKREYQEPGEVKVYYSSADKLLLNYKEETGSYLLSYRKFGAHQDVDEHRAAHDFLKTHAECLNFPTEEAYVYDGVSDIRNRQQKPMITVLPTCSKTTRDMDAAGVSAGRDACRDATRMTAAVRRVVLLLLLGVGVSTAAPDQCEALTKRLPTAELDKIAGHWISVWGVADSPAGQEVLDGAATLHVEWTVLPDRTVRFHERNLYKHDHSICITVNINATVEPDSDLLTLQSTGTDMDLNGVPRPYNETYQILFYLTCKDCLLAVINTAEHGRFLMNYRKEGHHQNNTPPAERQAAEQLMKKQAECLSFPTEKPYVYDGQTGETAGTRQGDTTGDTTGDTTGSVTVHMIIIIIIIIIMIMITES is encoded by the exons ATGAGAcgggtggtgctgctgctgctgctgggggtgggggtctcCACTGCCGTGCCGGACCAGTGTGAAGCTGCGAACAAACGGCAGCCCACCGCCGAGCTGGACAAG atCTATGGggactgggtcctggtctgggctGTGGGCGACACCAACAAGACCAGGGAGATCCTGAGCGGCACCAACACCTCCTACGCCCAGATCCAGCTGCTGGGGGACAACCAGACCGTCCAGTTCCACGAGAGGAACCTGTACCA GAACAACGTCTCGTCCTGCATCTCCTTCGACATCCGGCTGACGGTCAATTCTACAGCCGAACAGCTGACGCTGCACACCACCAACATCA ctatTGAGGCTGATGGATCTAAGCGGGAGTACCAGGAACCAGGGGAGGTGAAGGTTTACTACAGCAGCGCCGACAAACTGCTGCTCAACTACAAGGAGGAGACGGGAAGCTACCTGCTGAgctaca ggAAGTTCGGCGCCCATCAGGACGTGGACGAGCACCGAGCCGCCCACGACTTCCTGAAGACACATGCAGAGTGTCTGAATTTCCCCACAGAGGAGGCCTACGTCTACGACGGAGTGTCAG ACATCAGGAACCGACAGCAGAAACCAATGATCACAGTCCTTCCAACATGCAGCAAAACCACCAGAGACATGGACGCTGCAGGCGTCTCGGCCGGACGGGACGCCTGCCGAGACGCCACTAG GATGACGGCTGCAGTGAGAcgggtggtgctgctgctgctgctgggggtgggggtctcCACCGCCGCGCCGGACCAGTGTGAAGCTCTGACCAAACGGCTGCCGACCGCCGAGCTGGACAAG atCGCGGGTCACTGGATCTCCGTCTGGGGCGTGGCCGACAGCCCGGCCGGACAGGAGGTTCTGGACGGCGCGGCCACGCTACACGTGGAGTGGACGGTTCTGCCCGACAGGACGGTCCGGTTCCACGAGAGGAACCTCTACaa ACATGATCACTCGATCTGCATCACGGTCAACATCAACGCCACCGTGGAGCCAGACTCTGACCTGCTGACCCTGCAGAGCACCGGCACAg acaTGGACTTGAACGGGGTCCCGCGGCCCTACAACGAGACCTATCAGATCCTCTTCTACCTGACCTGTAAGGACTGCCTGCTGGCGGTCATCAACACGGCGGAGCACGGCCGCTTCCTGATGAACTACA ggaaGGAGGGCCACCATCAGAACAACACGCCGCCAGCTGAACGACAAGCCGCAGAACAGCTGATGAAGAAACAAGCCGAGTGTCTGAGTTTCCCCACAGAGAAGCCCTACGTCTACGatggacagacaggtgagacagcaGGGACACGGCAGGGAGACACCACAGGGGACACCACAGGGGACACCACA GGTTCTGTCACGGTCCacatgatcatcatcatcatcatcatcatcatcatgatcatGATCACAG